One region of Carya illinoinensis cultivar Pawnee chromosome 8, C.illinoinensisPawnee_v1, whole genome shotgun sequence genomic DNA includes:
- the LOC122274746 gene encoding endoribonuclease Dicer homolog 2-like, which translates to MEEIMEETACLEACNQIHEIGALRDNLVEEADYQERGNETYIDEQPSYFPPELVGHIPKNSNISYHYYLMELEQKFVYEIPVHDIVLVLRNKLEAELGSLHFDLHVGRGSLTVNFKYVEEINLTTDQVLLCRRFQNTLLSVLIHHDLKSLNERMDGDILGAETDYLLLPATAKHQRPEIIDWPCVNSVLFSWKKNGESHLNCSLPEGCARIVQTKDGPVCTCLLQDSLVYTPHTDQMYCTTRILELNANSRMQHHRRGKMLRGRPIFRVKNYLQRCKNQNEKESRMPSVELPPELCSVVMSPISINTFYSFSFVPSIMHRLESLLIAANLKMMHLDHCKQNDVLPISKVLEAITTKKCQETFDLESLETLGDSFLKYAVSQQLFKTYQDQPEGVLTSKKEKIISNAALCEFGSHRKLPGFIRDESFNPKKWIILGDRLGSALSEELLFNRRKIYIRETRKMESKTVADVVEALIGAFLSIGGETSALLFMEWLGIKVDFHITPYERPFPIHAEKRLNVRHLESLLNYSFRDPSLLVEALTHGSMFREIPRDYERLEFLGDSVLDYLMTKNFYCEYPGLSPEQLTDMRSASVNNECYARSAVKFGLHKHILRDSQELDKQIVKTCNNFEKLSSESTFGWDAETTFTEVLGDIIESLAGAILVDSGYNKEMVFGSIRPLLEPLITPETPMSHPVKELTELCQKRHYEMEEINKNRNDNEGLSYITVKVNAKGHLFEHRGEATNGKTAKKLACKEVLKSLKDFERIRI; encoded by the exons ATGGAAGAAATCATGGAAGAAACTGCCTGCCTTGAAGCATGCAATCAAATTCATGAGATTGGTGCATTGAGAGATAATCTTGTGGAAGAAGCTGATTATCAAGAAAGGG GGAACGAAACTTATATTGATGAGCAACCCAGTTATTTCCCACCAGAACTGGTCGGTCATATTCCAAAGAATTCGAATATATCGTATCATTACTACTTAATGGAGCTGGAGCAGAAATTTGTTTACGAAATTCCAGTTCATGATATTGTGCTTGTCCTGAGAAATAAGCTAGAAGCTGAACTTGGAAGCTTGCATTTTGACTTGCATGTTGGCAGGGGTAGTTTGACAGTGAACTTTAAATATGTAGAAGAGATTAATCTCACCACAGATCAG GTCCTTTTGTGTAGAAGGTTTCAGAATACTCTTTTAAGTGTTCTTATTCATCATGATTTGAAAAGTTTAAACGAGCGTATGGATGGAGATATTTTGGGAGCTGAGACTGATTATCTTTTGCTCCCAGCCACTGCAAAGCATCAGAGACCTGAGATCATTGATTGGCCTTGCGTTAATTCTGTGCTATTTTCGTGGAAGAAGAATGGTGAATCTCACTTGAATTGTTCTTTACCCGAGGGTTGTGCTCGTATTGTACAAACCAAAGATGGTCCTGTATGCACTTGCCTGCTTCAGGATTCTTTGGTGTACACCCCTCACACTGATCAAATGTATTGCACAACTAGGATTCTGGAATTGAATGCAAACTCACGTATGCAGCACCACCGTCGTGGCAAAATGCTTAGAGGGAGACCCATTTTTCGTGTGAAAAATTACCTTCAAAGATGCAAAAATCAGAACGAGAAAG aatcaagaatgcCTTCGGTTGAATTGCCTCCGGAGCTTTGTTCTGTAGTTATGTCACCGATATCAATCAatacattttattctttctcatttgttCCTTCAATCATGCACCGGCTCGAGTCTTTGCTTATAGCTGCCAACTTAAAAATGATGCATTTGGATCATTGCAAGCAGAATGATGTTCTTCCAATCTCCAAG GTCTTGGAAGCAATTACTACGAAGAAATGCCAAGAGACATTTGACTTGGAATCCTTAGAAACGCTTGGAGATTCATTTCTCAAATATGCGGTGAGTCAACAGCTTTTTAAGACCTATCAAGATCAACCCGAGGGTGTCCTTACttcgaagaaagaaaaaataatttcaaatgcAGCTCTTTGCGAGTTTGGAAGTCACCGCAAACTTCCG GGATTTATTCGAGATGAGTCCTTCAATCCGAAAAAGTGGATCATTCTGGGTGATAGATTGGGTAGTGCATTAAGTGAGGAGTTACTTTTTAATAGGAGAAAAATCTATATTAGGGAAACTAGGAAGATGGAAAGTAAAACTGTTGCTGATGTTGTGGAGGCACTAATTGGTGCATTTCTTAGCATTGGTGGTGAAACATCAGCATTATTATTTATGGAATGGTTGGGTATAAAGGTAGATTTTCACATAACACCATATGAGAGACCCTTCCCAATTCATGCAGAGAAGCGTCTCAATGTCAGACATTTGGAGTCCCTATTGAACTACTCATTCCGTGATCCTTCGTTGTTAGTGGAAGCATTGACCCATGGTAGCATGTTTCGCGAGATTCCAAGAGATTATGAG CGGCTTGAATTTCTTGGGGACTCAGTTTTGGATTATCTCATGACCAAGAATTTCTACTGTGAATATCCTGGGTTGTCACCAGAACAGTTAACTGACATGAGATCTGCTTCTGTAAATAATGAATGTTATGCACGATCTGCAGTTAAGTTTGGACTACACAAACACATCCTCCGTGACTCACAAGAACTCGACAAGCAGATAGTTAAAACTTGTAACAATTTTGAGAAGTTATCATCAGAATCAACTTTTGGATGGGATGCCGAGACCACATTCACCGAG GTACTTGGTGATATTATAGAGTCTCTAGCAGGTGCCATTCTTGTAGATTCTGGATACAATAAGGAGATGGTCTTTGGTAGTATAAGGCCTCTTTTAGAGCCTCTGATCACACCTGAGACGCCAATGTCTCATCCTGTGAAGGAGTTGACTGAACTATGCCAAAAAAGGCATTACGAAATGGAAGAGATAAACAAGAACCGCAACGACAATGAGGGTCTTAGTTACATTACAGTAAAGGTCAATGCTAAAGGTCACCTATTCGAGCATAGAGGTGAAGCTACCAATGGAAAAACAGCAAAGAAATTAGCTtgtaaagaagttttgaagtCCTTGAAGGATTTTGAAAGGATAAGAATATAA